One segment of Rhodopirellula baltica SH 1 DNA contains the following:
- the truA gene encoding tRNA pseudouridine(38-40) synthase TruA codes for MQANDRPRTFHLTVAYDGTEYCGWQVQPEQRSIQSELERVIRPLAGRPVRVLGSGRTDAGVHAIGQVARCVLPVWKADTVALQRAINSKLPNDIRVKAVRETRERFHPIADATGKQYQYLVQVGGSRDPFANRFVNRVGGPIDHSAMQSAAAKFVGRHDFKAFQGTGAERPSTVRTIHSARWIPRVATGPTGAELEGEHWCFEIDGEGFLYNMVRNLMGTMLEVGRGKKSPNWIDEVLASRDRKMAGPTAPPQGLFLCRVDYPDEVFQVEEPDVIE; via the coding sequence TTGCAAGCCAACGATCGCCCTCGCACGTTTCATCTGACGGTCGCTTACGACGGTACCGAATATTGTGGCTGGCAAGTCCAGCCTGAACAGCGGTCGATTCAATCCGAACTGGAACGCGTCATTCGACCGTTGGCTGGTCGTCCGGTGCGAGTCTTGGGCAGTGGCCGAACTGACGCGGGAGTTCATGCGATCGGGCAGGTAGCTCGATGTGTATTACCGGTTTGGAAGGCCGACACGGTTGCCCTGCAGCGCGCGATCAACAGCAAACTGCCAAACGACATTCGCGTCAAAGCGGTCCGTGAGACTCGCGAACGATTTCATCCCATCGCCGATGCGACGGGAAAGCAGTATCAGTATCTCGTTCAAGTCGGTGGCAGTCGCGATCCATTCGCGAATCGCTTTGTCAATCGCGTTGGTGGTCCGATTGATCATTCGGCAATGCAATCGGCAGCGGCAAAGTTCGTCGGGCGTCACGATTTCAAAGCGTTTCAGGGAACCGGCGCTGAACGACCGTCGACCGTTCGGACAATCCATTCGGCTCGTTGGATTCCTCGCGTTGCCACCGGACCAACCGGAGCGGAACTGGAGGGCGAGCACTGGTGTTTTGAAATCGATGGAGAAGGTTTCCTCTACAACATGGTTCGCAACCTGATGGGCACCATGCTGGAGGTCGGCCGAGGGAAGAAATCGCCTAACTGGATCGATGAGGTCCTGGCCAGCCGCGACCGCAAAATGGCAGGCCCGACCGCGCCGCCTCAAGGGTTGTTCCTTTGCCGAGTCGACTACCCCGACGAAGTGTTTCAGGTGGAAGAACCCGACGTGATCGAATGA
- a CDS encoding vitamin K epoxide reductase family protein: MLACSVIALVTSSYLAYTSFTSSPVAGCSGGSVFDCGHVLHSRWSKVATVPVSVPAILTHLSVISLLLFRPISLFWKRVRTGALGVAALTAGGAALWFLGLQIFALGHLCPYCMVAHIAGLVLAGTYLFSRPTHAPSLRYVAPAAAAGLAVLITLQVATEPPPTFEVIEHTAQPATFSAPGANDGSETFAAPGVFEAPAGDASAKGEVIDGLFAPPESVSNINEANRLISQVAEFDAARFAMAMVNPASLLSAEVDSASDTPKTAEILGGVRLTTKDWPLVGKPDAEMVFVEMFDYTCPHCQRTHESLKAAEQHFGDRLAVIMLPVPLDGQCNPEIKSTHASHREACDLAKLAVAVWLVDREKFADFHSFLFESKSNYSQALSHASKIVDEAKLKSIVSGPTPTEYIQKHVQLYQRAGAGTIPKLLFPKTTTVGAVESSQSMIRLIEQHL; this comes from the coding sequence ATGTTGGCGTGCAGCGTCATTGCTTTGGTGACGAGCAGTTACCTGGCGTACACCTCATTCACCTCGTCACCGGTCGCAGGCTGTTCCGGCGGAAGTGTCTTTGATTGCGGGCATGTGTTGCACAGTCGTTGGTCGAAAGTTGCCACCGTGCCGGTCAGCGTCCCAGCGATTCTGACTCACCTGTCCGTCATCTCGTTGCTTTTGTTCCGTCCGATCAGCCTGTTCTGGAAACGAGTTCGCACGGGTGCTCTGGGCGTTGCGGCTCTGACGGCTGGTGGTGCGGCGTTGTGGTTCCTGGGTCTTCAAATCTTCGCACTTGGTCACCTGTGCCCATATTGCATGGTCGCTCATATCGCCGGATTGGTGTTGGCCGGCACGTATCTGTTCAGCCGTCCGACTCATGCTCCATCACTTCGATACGTCGCTCCCGCCGCAGCGGCAGGCTTGGCTGTGTTGATCACGCTGCAAGTCGCCACGGAACCACCACCGACATTTGAAGTGATCGAACACACCGCTCAACCGGCGACCTTCAGTGCTCCTGGAGCAAATGATGGTTCTGAAACATTCGCCGCACCTGGCGTATTCGAAGCACCGGCCGGCGATGCTTCTGCAAAAGGTGAAGTCATCGATGGACTGTTTGCTCCACCCGAATCGGTCAGCAACATCAATGAAGCAAACCGTTTGATCAGCCAAGTCGCTGAATTCGATGCGGCTCGTTTCGCAATGGCAATGGTGAACCCAGCGTCGTTGCTTTCGGCGGAAGTGGACTCCGCATCGGACACTCCAAAGACCGCGGAAATCTTGGGTGGTGTTCGATTGACAACCAAAGATTGGCCGCTCGTTGGAAAGCCAGACGCGGAAATGGTTTTTGTCGAAATGTTCGATTACACATGCCCGCATTGCCAACGGACTCACGAATCACTCAAGGCCGCCGAACAACACTTTGGTGACCGATTGGCCGTCATCATGTTGCCGGTTCCACTTGATGGCCAATGCAATCCTGAGATCAAGAGCACGCACGCTTCGCATCGCGAAGCTTGTGATTTGGCAAAGCTAGCCGTCGCGGTTTGGTTGGTCGACCGAGAAAAGTTTGCCGATTTCCATTCGTTCCTGTTCGAGTCCAAGTCCAACTATTCGCAAGCGTTGTCGCATGCATCGAAGATCGTTGACGAAGCCAAGCTGAAATCGATCGTCAGCGGTCCGACTCCTACCGAGTACATCCAGAAACACGTGCAGCTTTACCAGCGTGCGGGCGCCGGAACGATTCCTAAGTTGTTGTTTCCAAAGACAACCACCGTCGGAGCGGTTGAATCTTCTCAATCAATGATCCGGTTGATCGAACAACACCTGTAA
- a CDS encoding AraC family transcriptional regulator, whose product MTKALSDINHWRTDLFDSIANPMACLELFDYLPQVYMYVKAADGRYLRANRVVCRVVGVEDESSIIGKTDLDFFPPATATQYIEEDRRVVASGETLTDQIWLVPDSRGVPQIYSCNKIPLLNQAGDVVALAGVKRPYHDSDAPESGHLRLLKVVQFVTQNYGEQIAVADLAREANLSPSQLHREFIRLFGITPNHYIREVRVGVARHLLESTQEAIGSIAASTGFYDQSHLTRQFKASTGITPTEYRRTYSPLG is encoded by the coding sequence ATGACAAAAGCACTATCTGACATCAACCACTGGCGAACCGATCTTTTTGACAGCATTGCCAACCCGATGGCCTGTTTGGAGCTGTTCGACTATTTGCCGCAAGTCTATATGTACGTCAAAGCGGCTGACGGACGCTATCTACGGGCCAATCGCGTGGTGTGCCGCGTCGTTGGCGTCGAGGATGAATCGTCGATCATTGGCAAAACCGACCTCGATTTCTTTCCACCGGCAACGGCAACTCAGTACATCGAGGAGGATCGACGTGTGGTCGCTTCGGGCGAGACTTTGACGGATCAAATTTGGCTGGTTCCCGACAGCCGCGGTGTCCCTCAGATCTATTCCTGCAATAAGATTCCGTTGCTCAATCAAGCCGGCGACGTGGTTGCTTTGGCGGGAGTCAAGCGGCCCTACCATGATTCGGATGCCCCCGAGAGCGGACATTTGCGGTTGCTCAAGGTGGTTCAGTTCGTGACACAAAATTATGGCGAACAAATCGCGGTCGCGGACTTGGCACGGGAAGCCAACTTGTCACCCAGCCAGCTGCACCGCGAATTCATTCGGCTGTTTGGAATCACGCCGAACCACTACATCCGCGAAGTCCGAGTTGGTGTCGCCAGACATTTGCTCGAGTCGACACAGGAAGCGATCGGCAGCATTGCCGCCTCCACCGGGTTTTACGACCAAAGCCATCTGACACGGCAATTCAAAGCGTCGACGGGCATCACTCCGACCGAATACCGACGAACCTACAGCCCTCTTGGCTGA